A single Vulpes vulpes isolate BD-2025 chromosome 16, VulVul3, whole genome shotgun sequence DNA region contains:
- the LOC112912399 gene encoding olfactory receptor 4K14, with protein MKLQNYSLVSEFVLYGLCTSRHLQHLFFIFFSGIYVASVLGNLIIVVTVISDSHLHSSPMYFLLGNLSFLDIWLASFATPKMLRDFLSDRKLISFGGCMAQIFFLHFIGGAEMVLLVSMAYDRYVAICKPLHYMTMMRRQTCVGLVLVSWVIGFVHSISQVAFTVNLPYCGPNEVDSFFCDLPLVIKLACMDTYVLGILMISDSGLLSMSCFLLLLVSYTVILITVRQRTAGGVSKALSTCSAHIMVVTLFFGPCIFIYVWPFSRFSVDKLLSVFYTIFTPLLNPLIYTLRNKEMKIAMKKLCNHHVTSH; from the coding sequence ATGAAGTTGCAGAATTATTCCTTGGTGTCAGAATTTGTGTTGTATGGACTCTGCACGTCCCGACATCTCCAgcatttattcttcatatttttctctggGATCTATGTGGCCAGTGTGCTGGGTAACCTCATCATTGTGGTCACTGTAATTTCTGACTCACACTTGCACTCCTCTCCTATGTACTTCCTGCTAGGAAACCTATCTTTCTTAGACATATGGCTTGCCTCCTTTGCCACCCCCAAGATGCTCAGGGACTTTCTTAGTGACCGAAAGCTTATCTCCTTTGGAGGATGTATGGCTCAAATCTTCTTCTTGCACTTTATTGGTGGGGCTGAGATGGTACTTCTGGTTTCCATGGCCTATGACAGATACGTGGCTATATGTAAACCTCTGCATTATATGACCATGATGAGACGGCAGACCTGCGTGGGGCTGGTGTTGGTCTCATGGGTCATTGGCTTTGTGCATTCCATCAGTCAAGTAGCCTTTACTGTGAATTTACCGTACTGTGGCCCCAATGAGGTGGACAGCTTCTTTTGTGACCTGCCTCTTGTAATCAAGCTTGCCTGCATGGACACCTACGTCTTAGGTATCCTTATGATCTCAGATAGTGGATTACTCTCCATGAGCTGCTTTCTGCTCCTTTTGGTTTCTTACACTGTCATCCTCATCACTGTCCGACAGCGCACTGCTGGTGGGGTATCCAAAGCACTCTCCACTTGCTCTGCACACATCATGGTTGTCACACTCTTCTTTgggccctgcattttcatttatGTGTGGCCTTTCAGTCGGTTCTCTGTGGACAAGCTCCTGTCTGTGTTTTACACCATTTTTACTCCACTCTTGAACCCCCTTATCTACACACtgagaaataaagagatgaaaatagcTATGAAGAAACTGTGTAACCACCATGTGACTTCTCATTGA